The Malus domestica chromosome 17, GDT2T_hap1 genome contains the following window.
accttatagaatttcatcctcgaaatttacATAATCCATCTAATTCATTAGTAACCATAAAACAACCTTGGATACATCTCTCATTCGATCGTCGGACTCTCACATAGCTTCTTCCACTAAATGATATCTCTAGAAAAGTTTTACCAAGTACACTGTCTCATTTCTGAGGACTTTTTCTCTTTCCATTCCAAtgtagtcactggttcctcaccATAAGTCAAGTCCAGATTAATCTCCAAGGGCTGAACCAGAATCACATGCGACGAATCTGCTACATAGTAACGAAGCATCGAAACATAAAATACATCAAGCACTTCCGACAACTCTGAAGGCAACTCAAGTCTATAAGTAACTTCACAGACTGGCTCGGTGATCACATAAGGTCCGATGTACTTAGGACTTAACTTGTCTTCCATTTCAAACTGAATCATgcctttccaaggtgataattTCAAAAACATCCAATCACCTACATTACATGCCCGGTCAGTGGCCtgtttgtctgctaagctcttctGTCGATCTTGGACCACTTTCAGGTTATACTTAAATActtgaatattctgagtagtctccTCCACTAACTCAGGGCCTTAAATTTTCAAACCGTTCGTGGTTGAACGTTTGCTCCCCAAAATACCTTCCGTTCACAATCTAAAAATTTCGAAACACATGACACAACTTTCATGGGCCTTATGGTGTTACTTTTGGGAAACTGACGTAACCAACATGCCCAAGAAGTTCAACAGATCCGTAAGCCCAAATCTCTTTTCCATAAAACAGATAAATAACTGTTGTACTTCTGGAAAGGTTACTGTtcctttattgaaaaaaaaataacgcGGCTGACTTAGTAAGTtaatcaactatcacccaaatttcaacgtaaccattttgtgtacgaggaagcttgtacatgAAATCCATCATAATATTTTTCCGTTTCCACTATGGAACGAGATCAAACCAAAAAGTTTCTTCCTTTTAGCTTTAACTTGTTGACAATTGGCACACTTACTAACATATTCAgcaattttccttttcataccggcccaataataaaatggtcgattGGCATGACACATTTCAATATCTCTAATATGCATTGCATACGCTAGattatgtgcttcatccaaatgTGCTTTCTTAATTCCACATCATTAGGCACATACATCCTGTTCCCTTGCATAAGCATGACATCTGATTCTCCAATTCTGAGATCTTCTTTTTCCTGTCGTTTCTTGTCTCGATTAACTCTTGAATTTCTTCCTCAATCCTCTGGGTATTGAGTATATGATCCACTAAAATTGGCATGACCTATAAATTAGCCAATAGAGCTTCTTCTCGTTTTTTTCACCTTAAGCTTTACTCCAGTAGATCTCAATCCGCAATAAGAGAAACATGGCAAGCATATCAAGCATTAATTCTCACTAGAGTCTTCGTACTAAGTGCATCAACAACATTCGCAcgatcaccctggtcgtgcaatCAAAATCACTAAGCAACCCATCCATCTTCGTtgccgaagattaagatctttctaaataaatatattggaGACTCTTATGATCCGTAAAAACCTTGCACTTTTCACCTTAAAggtaatgtctccaaatcttcaaggcaaTATAATGGCTGCTAATTCCAAATCAtcagtagggtaattcatctcaagGGGTTTGAATTGCcgtgaagcataagcaatcactcaaccatgttgcatcaacacacatCCAAGACCATTCAACGAGGCATCACTGTAGACCacaaaattaccactatcattTGGGAGTGCTAAAACAGGTGTATGTGTAAGATAATACTTCAGCTGCTGACAACTTGCTCACAATTTTCATCTCACTCAACCTTAATCTCTTCCTCGTCAATCTCGTTACTGGCAAGGCAATGACTAAAAAATTCCTTAACAACCGTCTATAGTAGCCTACTAAGCCAACAAGCTTCATACCTTAGTCACGGTTCGCGGTTGTTCCAAATCCTCCACCGCTGTTACCTTTTATGAAtccacttgaataccttgagTGGATATCACATGTCTTGATTCATCCAACATTGGCATTTActaaacttggcatacaaccgatgttctcttaatttctttaataccaagttaaaATGTCGAACATGGTCTGCTTTCGACTTAGAGTATACtagaatatcgtcaatgaaaACAATAACAACCTGTCTAGACATTGTTGGAATATTTGATTCATCAAATCTATGAAAACAATAGGCACATTCGTCCCTTCgaatggcatcaccaaaaactcataaagaCCCCAACGAGTCCTAATATCAGTCTTAGGAACATCCTCACTGTTAAACTTCAACTTATAATAACCAGACCTCACATCAATCTTTGAAAACACACAGGCACTTCTAAGCTATTCCAATAGTCAACAAAGcacggcaatggataacggttctcaatAGTTACCCGATTCAATAGCCTATAATCAATGATAGCCTTAATGTCCCGTCTTTCTTTCTCACAATAAAATTGGGGCTCCCCAAGGTGACGTGCTAGGTTAAATGGAacctttatcaaccaattcctgcAACTAAAGTTTCAATTCTCTCAACTTAGCATGAGCTATTCTTTAATATAAGATCTGTACTTGGAAATaaatcaataacaaactccacaACTTTGTATGGCGGCAATCTAGGTAACTCATCCGGAATTACACCAATAAAATGTCTAACCACCTTTACATTTTCCACACTACTCAGAGTAATATCATTTAGCACTACATGAGCTAAATATCCTTGGCAGCTTTTTgataacaatctctttgctcttaCAATAGAATAATGGCATACCTCATTCTACTTTgctcacccacaaaagtaatctctggtGATCCAAGACAAtggaaagtaactgatttcccgtagCACTCAATATTGGCACGAtcataatgcaaccaatctgtgCCTAGAATAACATCGAAATCCACATATCTAAAGGGATAAGATTTGCTGACATAACTATATCTTCCACCATCACCGGACATCCTGAAAGCATAATACTAACATAGAATGACTTACCTgttacttgcttaacgaatccaacgcataagttattaatattacggtctgcaacCCGTAATACTGATAACTCACTGTTGTCTTGATAAGTAAGTAACAATTCCCGAtggtgcaatattaccatcttaTACTTCATTGGGAAATACATATGCACGCTACACTCATGCTCATTCACTACTTCCTTTGGTAACATTGCCCATAACCTAAGATTTCTGCATCACAACCAATGAtctctagcaaagtgaccaaaatgattaacgtacccataatcaagtgCGAAtgattctgagcatcttgcagtgataTGTGATTAACATGTCATTAGCTTGTTGTCGTCCCTTACGACCTCTATTAGCTCGATTACTTCACCCCTGCACACCACATCTTAACTGACCACAACTACTAGATCCAGGAACCTGCCAGATCGGCACTAGTGGTGGCAAAGAAGACTGTTAGTCATCTATTGATTGTAGGGACAATTTGCAGCTCTATGTCCCATTGTCCACATGTAAAACATCCACTGCTTCTTCGTCTACACACTCAAAAGTGTCTATTATTGTACCTACGGCACAGAGTACATTTCCTTTACCAATATCTCCCTGCCTCCGGGATCTGGGACCTCCAGTGAATCTATCACCTCTTCTCAAACCAGCAGTACTAAACTTCCGCTAGAAAAACTAGAATTAGCTCCACTTCcttttgaagctctgagttttACGAAGTTCTTGAGATGACTGACCTTAACCTTGGTCATCTTTCCTCTAATTCCcattctttttctcttcttcatcACTATCAATGAACATATTCTCTTTAACCCTTAACAATATCTCATAAAACTCGTGGTAAAAAGCACAATGGGTAGTGGTCGCCAAAGAACGCCACTTCTTCTTATTACCCAGCTTAAAATGACGTAACATCTCAACAGGATTAGCAGCAACATCCGAATGGTAACGAGACAAGTCAATAAACCTTTTATAATGCTCATTTGTCGTCATATTTACTTGTCTCAATTTGTAAACTCTTGCTTCTTATCATTCGTATGTGCTGGAGGAATAAATCTTTTCTTAACAATTCTTTAAACAATTCTCAATCAGCAATTTCCTCTGGCATTAATTGATGAACCTCATGTCCTTACCAGGATGCAGATTCAGTACTAAAAAACCAAGTAGTTGTCTTAATCCACCTTTCAAAAAGAAGATTCCCTTGACTTTGCATAACGCGGATCATCCTTTCCAAATGATTGAGCCATCGCTCTGCTCCCTCAGGTCCTTCATTTTCCATAAAGTGATTCAGTTTCAGCTTATAACAAGTCTCAAGAAGATTCCTTTGAGAATGATGgataatagactgaatcacctTAACAATAGCTTCCCATAACTGAGCTATATCAGAGAAACTAGGCTCATCTGAACGACGTGGCTCTCTATGAGGCAGTATAGTTCTAACAGAAGACACTAGGAAATTCTAAAGATATATAAGACTGCAACttaggctctaataccaaactgacacaccccgaccggagTCGAgacgtgttggccgtcacgtgagagtgacgtagccatgagcGCAAAGCGGAAACGATAAAGAGTAAGAGAAATactaacaatttaaaaccaagcGACTAACAATCCCCAATCCCAATTAGGAAAGGATACTAGTGAAGTTTAAGTGTATAAATACACTTTCAGAGCAATAAGAAAGTCTAGTTACAGTCAAATAAGACaattactaaattacaacaccagAAGGTGAATCCTACTTTTTCGGGATCTGTTAGAACACTGTtgaattcctcgtggccaccaaactctgctaactaaaacctggaggggcgacaaacaaagttgagtgggtcagtaaaacacatttacataaaaaccttattttcctttgaatatactaacccctcgtcgtaaaacaagtataatttttcccagaattaatatataagaatatacataaatatatatgtgtaatTATATCATttcaatcatgcttcacataatcataaacaTATGTATGCCAAGCCACGATATAATAGAGTAGCAAAtcgtaagaataatttcatagaaatataacatgttagccggaacgCCTGAGGTAGTCTATACGGCTGAatttcatagctcaaaagtcactctAGCCAAAGTCcctacaatgacctatatggCAACATACTGCACAATAGTCGGAACCAAATGCAAGGGTCTATACGAcgataatgggtgtaatataattatgctcaatactcctctcacataatagccgggcgataaatcgctagtcacctacgagtcggaaccataaataaggtctgtacgacaaaactgtgcacctaaattggatccaatgtgagcatatggtgcgggaggtgacataataaacatgcctgtatcatatctctggctaaatcacaaacaccctaggtgcagttttatgagctcaacattattcaatcacatatcacatcattgacAATTCACATAATCAAAACATAACTCATCTGAGCTTACCTgggcctccacagcaccatgcgacaatatgcataattatgataatgcatatactaaaataaaatataggcaTTGGCATAGCAtgacatttaaatcacatttcATTTCAATACGTTTTCTGgggaaaacgtcaagtatatatatatatactaaaaatgACCGCCCACTCACAGATATGTCAATGGGTCGTAGCCCCTGAGCCTCGATTGATTACGCACGTCCTGagaataggtctcacctataggCGTAATAAccgaataaacgttatttaacgcacataaccaacaataggtaataacttctcatatattgctcaatatgggtatatgaatataccacagtgacttacacaacctcaagatcatccccaaatttttagaatatttttcctAGCtcccacgcgccggccaaggcacggccagacgcgccccccacgcgcggccatgtGCCAGGCACACTAACGGTGTCAACTGACGCCGTCAGGTATATTTCGTTTATTCCTTAACAAAACTTAACAGCATGACCTAACGCCAttagaatattccattaaactTAACGGAATATCCTCTTGTCTTCTACCTTCAGCTCCAACGACCGTCGCCGTCGccagaaattgggaaattttcATTTCCTTATATCTTCTTCGTTTTTAACCCAAATTTTATGAAACTTGAACCATTTTAAAGATCTCACAACGACGAACAAAACCATACCTGATTTGAGCTCTGAAACCAACCGGAATCCCGCCGGAAAAAGCTTTGATAATCCGGTAAACCTTAAACTCGACGTTCTCACGATTCCGACGTCCAATTTCTTCAAACGAAGTACTTCGAGCTTCgtaaggacctccttaagctcccTATGTCCTCTAAATTCcctaaaaatcaacattttacgtGAGCATGAATAGTACCCCAAATCGAGTTTTGTGGTTCAATGTGAAATCGAAGGTAATCTTACCTGTAAttggtacctttgaactcgtgATGACCTTAGGAACACAATGATaccatttttcttcttcgatTTGTCACGTTTACaagggtttttggttgtgtccgtacaagagaggaagagaggaagagagggagagtgtgagtttgagagagagagggcacgggagtgagagagagaaagtgatgtGTAGTGTGTGGACCAAATCTCTCCAACCAATCAAAATTTAGTCTTTCTTAGTTCCTAAgtggttccaaaaacttaggaaatcaTAATTAAATCCAATTGAAATACAAGTCATACACCACACAActtaacgtccaagggtaaacTAGTAATTTCACGTCAACGAAAATTATTTTCCGGAACTGGCTGTCATAGGGAGAGAGAAATCAGAAAATGGGAGCAAATAATCCATTTATATGTgagtattttagtaattttggttttgtgcATGGTGTGTATGGCTGTGCATGGCCGGTTTATTCTATTTTGTCATAATATTAAGAAATTGTTTCATTTTAAGATATTAAAAATTCCAAACCtacccaaaaaaaatcaaattcgtGAACCCCGAACCATTTAGTAACTGAAACCGAAAAACTCCAAAAACTTTTGGTACGGGATTTGGGATCACAACACAGTATGTTTGGTAATAACGAACccaatcaaatataaatatttttaaaataattatagCCATTGGATTGGTTGAAATTAAATCTCAACCGTTGGTTTGATTCCTAGTATTAAGAGAGAAGAGTCGGGTCAGTTCACTTGAGTTGAGTCTCCCCTCCTCGATTCTCTAATACTCCAACCCAGACCAAACCAGTTCAGAGACCACAACCATCCACCGCCAGCCGGCGCGACCTCGGGTCTTCCTCAGCGGCCAACAACCACCACTCCATCCACTCTTTGGTATGAAAATTTAGATGTCGTTGCTTAAAAAATAGTTGAGTCGAAGCTGTTGGACTTTGTTTGaatttggttttgctttacaggGCGTGCCTGAATTCGTcggcaaaaatgaagaaaatgataGCTCTAGGGTTTGAGGGTTCAGCCAACAAGATTGGTGTCGGGGTCGTCACTTTAGATGGCACAATTTTGTCGAACCCACGCCACACATACATTACTCCTCCCGGTCAAGGGTTCCTTCCCCGGGAAACTGCACAACATCACTTCCAACACATCCTCCCGCTGGTCAAATCTGCTTTGGAAACTGCCCAAATAACGCCTAAGGAAATTGATTGCCTCTGTTACACCAAGGGTCCCGGCATGGGAGCACCACTACAAGTTGCTGCCATTGTTGTTAGGGTTCTTTCACAGCTGTGGAAGAAGCCCATTGTTGCAGTTAATCACTGTATTGCACATATTGAGATGGGAAGGGTTGTGACCGGTGCAGATGATCCTGTTGTGTTGTATGTTAGTGGTGGGAACACACAGGTAATTGCATATAGTGAAGGGAGGTACCGAATCTTTGGCGAAACCATTGATATCGCTGTTGGAAACTGCTTGGATCGGTTCGCCAGGGTATTAACACTCTCCAATGATCCAGCCCCGGGATATAACATTGAGCAGGTAACTTGAATGTGGTATTTTCATTCCGTTTTACCAGTGGAGGTTGAAACTTTGCGTAGTTGTTGTTAATTGGTTGGAGCATGACCTGGCCAAAGTTTGAGGTCAGGCTGattttttaatgataaggaaCAAAGCATTTATCAAAAAGATAAATTGAACATGAAACTTGTTTGATTCCATTGTAACATTTAAACTCATTAAAATGATTGTTACCACAAAGAGAGCACAATGGAGAAAAAGTTGTATTGTATGGGAGATGGTGGCATTAATGTAGACAGAAGGTGAAATGGCTTCCTTGTTTCTTGTTGCGTAAGCAGCCCATAGTATTAGAGAATAGGTTGAGTTTGCAGTTCCTGTTTGATATTTTCATATGGTACCTAATCCTAGATTTATTATCATTGAAGAAGCCTGATTTTGATGGTTTGTCAAGATTGTAAGATGTGAATGTTGGTTGTCAATTACTCTGATTCTTCTTTCTGAAGTTGAAAATGCCGTTATGTTATTTATATGTATTACATTGTGGGTGGCCGACTTGCGGCTTATATATGGTGCATTTGAAATCTATGAACCCCTCATAGTTGAGTAGTAGATTATCTTTCTTAATACATGTATACTTTGACAGTTTCTTCACAAGTTTTAAATGCTTGTGGAGATCGATTGCTCAATATCGGGGCTATCAGTTTTTGCCGTCAACTTCCCGTGCCTTGCATGTATTTTATCATATTGGATTGTTCATCTTGCCTTAGATTGCACTGAATTTTTATCATCGTTAGTGTCATCCATATTACTATTATTATGCCTACTTTAGCCATATACTAATGCTCAGTGCttgaattgaattccttttcgGAAGTGCTTATATCATAACTTGTGTGATCCCTCCCCCTTGCAGCTTGCAAAGAAAGGAGAACAGTTTATAGATCTTCCTTATGTTGTCAAAGGAATGGATGTGTCTTTTAGTGGAATTTTGAGCTATATTGAAGCTACTGCTGTGGAAAAGCTCAAGAATAACGAGTGCACACCTGCAGACCTGTGCTACTCGCTTCAGGTAAAATTGGAATCAATGCTATTTTCATGAGAATATAGGTTTTAATCGATGGAGCTTGTCAAGAAAAAACAGAGCGACTGAGTTTTTCAATTTAATAGGTCTGCAAGCAAAAGACGAAGAATAACGACTTTGACAACTATACCAATGGTCTACCTACATGATTAACTTATCTTATTTATCTTATTGCTTCAGGAAAATGTGTTTGCAATGCTTGTGGAGATAACAGAACGTGCAATGGCACATTGTGACAAGAAAGATGTCCTTATTGTTGGTGGTGTGGGTTGCAATGAACGGTTGCAAGAGATGATGAGGACCATGTGCTCTGAACGGGGTGGAAGGTTGTTTGCAACTGATGATAGGTATTGTATTGACAATGGGGCCATGATTGCTTATACTGGTCTTCTTGCTTTTGCCAATGGCACATCAACCCCGCTGGAGGAATCAACTTTTACCCAACGGTTTCGTACTGATGAC
Protein-coding sequences here:
- the LOC114822577 gene encoding uncharacterized protein; amino-acid sequence: MKKMIALGFEGSANKIGVGVVTLDGTILSNPRHTYITPPGQGFLPRETAQHHFQHILPLVKSALETAQITPKEIDCLCYTKGPGMGAPLQVAAIVVRVLSQLWKKPIVAVNHCIAHIEMGRVVTGADDPVVLYVSGGNTQVIAYSEGRYRIFGETIDIAVGNCLDRFARVLTLSNDPAPGYNIEQLAKKGEQFIDLPYVVKGMDVSFSGILSYIEATAVEKLKNNECTPADLCYSLQENVFAMLVEITERAMAHCDKKDVLIVGGVGCNERLQEMMRTMCSERGGRLFATDDRYCIDNGAMIAYTGLLAFANGTSTPLEESTFTQRFRTDDVEAVWRIKEESEKVNGLKNEST